A DNA window from Haladaptatus cibarius D43 contains the following coding sequences:
- a CDS encoding glycoside hydrolase 5 family protein, with amino-acid sequence MSRRVGRRQFLAGVGASAGGLPAVAGSTLFGTSTSNRTRNPKNRQRQVNLPPETDAPVNVRGAIYIPARAFNRYQMWRDYDPEIIERDLGYADSVNLNAIRTWMSYEYWLEHPDEHWEALEHFLDTADSYGMRVLLGLFDSVGREPTYENLINDDPLTAVQAFSPSTRTMASRALWDDPRDFIVEFMERYRNDERLLAIEVTNEPGWNQKDIRFFRQMSKTFTLYQGELPLSMGSTSLANNADYLDWGMDILQFHYNFARTTDRYERVLRQAKHIQDKIGAPVWLSEWQRIRPGDTFFAEVSGEAAVPDYASLAPTIQKFGTGNFFWSLMIKPAFSLYLREHGVLNGLFHEDGAVWDVDDARSIKAMSGEPEYEGEERTEYPDWAGEIKQKAEQAPGEEQPE; translated from the coding sequence ATGAGCAGACGAGTTGGTCGCCGTCAGTTCCTCGCAGGCGTCGGTGCGAGTGCTGGTGGACTCCCCGCAGTCGCGGGCAGTACGCTATTCGGAACCTCCACCTCGAATCGAACCCGAAACCCGAAAAATCGTCAAAGGCAAGTCAATCTCCCGCCGGAAACCGACGCACCCGTAAACGTTCGCGGCGCGATTTACATCCCCGCGAGGGCGTTCAACCGCTATCAGATGTGGCGAGATTACGACCCCGAAATCATCGAACGGGATTTGGGCTACGCCGACAGCGTCAACTTAAACGCCATTCGGACGTGGATGAGCTACGAATACTGGCTCGAACATCCCGACGAACACTGGGAGGCGCTCGAACATTTCTTGGACACGGCCGACAGCTACGGCATGCGCGTCCTGCTCGGCCTGTTCGACAGCGTCGGGCGCGAACCGACCTACGAAAATCTCATCAACGACGACCCACTGACCGCGGTGCAGGCGTTTTCACCCTCCACGAGAACGATGGCGAGTCGGGCACTGTGGGACGACCCGCGCGATTTCATCGTCGAATTTATGGAGCGATACCGCAACGACGAGCGCCTGTTGGCCATCGAGGTGACCAATGAACCCGGCTGGAATCAAAAAGACATCCGGTTTTTCCGCCAGATGTCGAAAACGTTCACGCTGTATCAGGGCGAACTGCCGCTGTCGATGGGTTCGACCAGTTTGGCGAACAACGCCGACTATCTCGACTGGGGGATGGACATCCTCCAGTTCCACTACAACTTCGCCCGGACGACTGACCGCTACGAGCGCGTACTTCGACAGGCAAAGCACATTCAGGACAAAATCGGTGCCCCGGTGTGGCTTTCCGAATGGCAGCGAATCCGCCCCGGAGATACGTTCTTCGCGGAAGTGTCCGGCGAGGCCGCAGTTCCGGATTACGCCTCCCTCGCACCGACGATTCAAAAATTCGGTACGGGGAACTTCTTCTGGTCACTGATGATAAAACCGGCATTCTCGCTCTACCTCCGCGAGCACGGCGTCCTCAATGGCCTGTTCCACGAGGATGGCGCAGTGTGGGACGTAGACGACGCACGCAGTATCAAAGCCATGTCCGGCGAACCAGAGTACGAAGGCGAAGAGCGAACGGAGTACCCGGACTGGGCGGGCGAGATTAAACAGAAAGCGGAGCAGGCACCCGGAGAGGAACAACCCGAGTGA
- a CDS encoding right-handed parallel beta-helix repeat-containing protein: MVSIDVSSSGRKYLLIIAPLILLVALTVAVDFVELSPGDDQPEPKAPDPTALDHCRTISSPGEYVLTDDFGGATGLASSCLVINSSDVRINGSGHTLLGRGVTDSTGIVVDNESGVSNVTIHSVRVERWNRAIHLRNASDVTIRNASTVRSATGITVWNGTDVTVKNTWISRNLFGVVADNRSERVNLTAARYGDNSAANSTRGTGEV, encoded by the coding sequence ATGGTCTCCATCGATGTGTCGTCTTCCGGGCGAAAGTACCTCCTCATCATCGCCCCATTGATTCTCCTCGTTGCACTGACCGTCGCGGTCGATTTCGTCGAACTGTCGCCGGGTGACGACCAGCCCGAACCGAAGGCCCCCGACCCGACCGCCCTCGACCACTGCCGAACGATTTCGAGTCCCGGTGAGTACGTTCTCACCGACGATTTCGGCGGCGCGACCGGATTGGCGAGCAGTTGCCTCGTCATCAACTCCAGCGACGTTCGGATAAACGGTTCCGGACACACGCTGTTGGGGAGAGGCGTCACCGACTCCACGGGAATCGTGGTCGATAACGAATCCGGCGTCTCGAACGTAACGATTCACTCGGTTCGAGTCGAACGCTGGAATCGCGCGATTCACCTCAGAAACGCCTCCGACGTGACGATTCGAAATGCGAGTACGGTTCGGAGTGCCACCGGAATCACGGTGTGGAACGGCACTGACGTCACGGTCAAAAACACGTGGATTTCCCGCAATCTGTTCGGTGTCGTCGCCGACAACCGAAGTGAGCGGGTGAACCTCACGGCCGCTCGATACGGCGACAACTCCGCGGCGAACAGCACGCGCGGGACGGGCGAAGTGTAG